In Onychostoma macrolepis isolate SWU-2019 chromosome 12, ASM1243209v1, whole genome shotgun sequence, a single window of DNA contains:
- the ptges3l gene encoding putative protein PTGES3L, producing MGRAGGEVGTTRTTLREVKMPKIVRPENCQPARTLWYDRKKYVTINFVVQNPKDVQVDIQDTKIILSCKDVDDNNIYNEIEFYDRVLKFDSREKVFDRTINVLIRKVKENVAWPRLQKDLAKPAWLLVDFDNWRDWEHEEEEGMTEYEQYVDMLNEMKNKGEPPAMDDLDDLSD from the exons ATGGGAAGAGCGGGGGGTGAAGTG GGAACTACAAGAACAACTCTACGGGAAGTCAAAATGCCAAAGATTGTGAGACCAGAGAACTG TCAACCAGCCAGAACACTGTGGTACGACCGGAAAAAGTATGTGACTATCAACTTTGTGGTTCAAAACCCAAAAGATGTTCAAGTAGATATTCAGgacacaaaaattattttaag CTGTAAAGACGTAGATGACAACAATATCTACAATGAGATTGAATTTTATGACAGAGTATTAAAATTT GATTCAAGGGAGAAAGTCTTTGACCGAACAATTAATGTCTTGATAAGGAAAGTGAAGGAAAATGTGGCATGGCCTCGACTCCAGAAAGATCTTGCAAag CCCGCATGGCTGTTAGTAGACTTTGATAACTGGAGGGACTGGGAACATGAAGAGGAAGAGGGCATGACAGAATATGAACAGTATGTGGAT ATGCTTAATGAAATGAAGAACAAAGGAGAGCCTCCTGCCATGGATGACCTGGATGATCTT AGTGACTGA